The Halarchaeum grantii genome contains a region encoding:
- a CDS encoding Ig-like domain-containing protein, with protein sequence MPRNRPPTPDSDGSNRATDRGVSEILGAILLFGLLIAMLVLVQVGAVPGWNQQVEYQHDQRAQGDMAELADSVSRVSATGIAESVAIELGTTYPVRPFLLNPPPASGTIHTVDRGPVTIRNAIASERDVRDYWTGETRSFETAAVAYDPDYNEYANAPTTVLEAGALYNDYDDADRALVLGGAKPVSGETISLTTLTGNLSESGVRTESVAVRASSAPTQTVAVSGQNGDPITLSVRTSMPLATWQSYLEGQYVANGGHVLADSLAQTAPPNERGVRTIQFALEGSVTYDLRLSRVAVGDGGAEANATYLTKVSGGGYTPAGSRTELVAQARDAYNAPTSGVPITFSAPSGTFVDGGSTVTVTTGPDGRATATYVPASGTANVEVSASSELDGASGTSEAERTTFDVSTVLTTGGGDDAGEPNPRESDGPYLSSVTFVNGWNGNKWFEATFANAGSGTHTWVSARLAFYNKQVNPADQLPEYVDFYASATAATGTRLELRGPYEPLGAPITFSGTSTRTVRLDPGQANEGGDVQSGDFMVISVKYADGSTDTYFVGAESTTSKKDPKN encoded by the coding sequence ATGCCACGAAACCGACCCCCGACCCCGGACTCCGACGGCTCGAATCGCGCGACCGACAGGGGCGTCTCCGAGATACTCGGCGCCATCCTCCTCTTCGGCCTCCTGATAGCCATGCTCGTGCTCGTGCAGGTGGGCGCGGTGCCGGGGTGGAACCAGCAGGTGGAGTACCAGCACGACCAGCGCGCGCAGGGCGACATGGCTGAGCTCGCGGACTCGGTCTCCCGGGTCTCCGCGACCGGCATCGCCGAATCGGTCGCGATCGAACTCGGGACGACGTACCCGGTGCGGCCGTTCCTCCTCAACCCGCCGCCGGCGAGCGGCACGATCCACACCGTCGATCGCGGGCCCGTGACGATACGGAACGCGATCGCGAGCGAGCGCGACGTCCGGGACTACTGGACGGGCGAGACGCGCAGTTTCGAGACGGCGGCCGTCGCGTACGACCCCGACTACAACGAGTACGCGAACGCGCCGACGACGGTGCTCGAGGCGGGCGCGCTCTACAACGACTACGACGACGCCGACCGCGCGCTCGTCCTCGGGGGCGCGAAGCCCGTGAGCGGCGAGACGATTTCGCTGACGACGCTCACGGGGAACCTGAGCGAGAGCGGCGTCCGGACGGAGTCGGTCGCCGTCCGCGCGTCGAGCGCGCCGACGCAGACGGTCGCGGTCAGCGGGCAGAACGGCGACCCGATCACGCTCTCGGTGCGGACGTCGATGCCGCTCGCGACGTGGCAGTCCTACCTCGAAGGGCAGTACGTGGCGAACGGCGGGCACGTGCTCGCGGACAGCCTCGCGCAGACCGCGCCGCCGAACGAGCGCGGCGTCCGAACGATCCAGTTCGCCCTCGAGGGGTCGGTGACGTACGACCTGCGCCTCTCGCGCGTCGCGGTCGGCGACGGCGGCGCGGAGGCGAACGCCACCTACCTCACGAAGGTCTCGGGCGGCGGCTACACGCCCGCCGGGAGCCGGACGGAGCTCGTCGCGCAGGCCCGCGACGCCTACAACGCGCCGACGTCGGGCGTTCCGATCACGTTCAGCGCGCCGTCCGGGACATTCGTCGACGGCGGGTCGACGGTGACGGTGACGACGGGGCCGGACGGCCGGGCGACGGCGACGTACGTCCCGGCGAGCGGGACGGCGAACGTCGAGGTGTCGGCGTCGAGCGAGCTCGACGGCGCGAGCGGGACGAGCGAGGCCGAGCGGACGACGTTCGACGTCAGCACGGTGCTCACGACCGGCGGGGGCGACGACGCCGGGGAGCCGAACCCGCGCGAGAGCGACGGCCCCTACCTGAGTTCGGTGACGTTCGTCAACGGCTGGAACGGGAACAAGTGGTTCGAGGCGACGTTCGCGAACGCCGGGAGCGGGACGCACACGTGGGTGAGCGCCCGCCTCGCCTTCTACAACAAGCAGGTGAACCCGGCGGACCAGCTCCCCGAGTACGTCGACTTCTACGCCTCGGCGACGGCGGCGACGGGGACGCGCCTCGAACTCCGGGGGCCGTACGAGCCACTGGGCGCGCCGATCACGTTCTCGGGGACGAGCACGCGGACGGTCCGACTCGACCCCGGGCAGGCGAACGAGGGCGGTGACGTGCAGTCCGGGGACTTCATGGTGATCAGCGTGAAGTACGCGGACGGCTCGACGGACACCTACTTCGTCGGCGCGGAGAGCACCACGTCGAAGAAGGACCCGAAGAACTAA
- a CDS encoding AIR synthase family protein: MDPGKVERAFFDEHIYPRLGAEREDVRLGPTHGADFGVVDVGESVVALATDPVFVLRELGVERAAWFAFHIVVSDAALSGIPPSHLSVDLNLPPDTSAEYFGRLWEVFDREARELRMAVTTGHTGTYAGCAWPTVGAATTLAVGDPDDLVVPTGAAPGDVLVCTKGPAIETTGLLSVLYGDALDLPASTVAAGRARFEEASPVRDALTAAAGPVTAMHDATERGVDNALHELAAASGVALDAERERFPVGDGVRAVCEAFDLDPWVTSSEGTVLLTVRPDGVGAVLRALDAEGIRAGAVGEVREGSGVTMDGEALAKPTSDPLWEAYERGKERYGVQTEWP; the protein is encoded by the coding sequence ATGGACCCCGGGAAGGTCGAGCGCGCGTTCTTCGATGAGCACATCTATCCCCGCCTCGGCGCCGAGCGCGAGGACGTTCGCCTCGGGCCGACGCACGGCGCGGACTTCGGCGTCGTCGACGTCGGCGAGTCGGTGGTGGCGCTCGCGACCGATCCGGTGTTCGTCCTGCGCGAACTCGGCGTCGAGCGCGCGGCGTGGTTCGCCTTCCACATCGTCGTGAGCGACGCCGCCCTCTCGGGCATCCCGCCCTCGCATCTCAGCGTCGACCTGAACCTCCCGCCGGACACGTCGGCGGAGTACTTCGGGCGGCTCTGGGAGGTCTTCGACCGCGAGGCGCGCGAACTGAGGATGGCGGTCACGACCGGGCACACGGGCACGTACGCGGGGTGCGCGTGGCCGACGGTCGGCGCGGCGACGACGCTCGCGGTGGGCGACCCCGACGACCTCGTGGTTCCGACGGGCGCCGCGCCGGGCGACGTTCTCGTCTGTACGAAGGGGCCGGCGATAGAGACGACGGGGCTCCTGAGCGTGCTCTACGGGGACGCCCTCGACCTCCCCGCGTCGACCGTCGCGGCGGGGCGGGCGCGCTTCGAGGAGGCGAGTCCCGTCCGGGACGCGCTGACGGCGGCGGCCGGGCCGGTGACGGCGATGCACGACGCGACCGAGCGCGGCGTCGACAACGCCCTGCACGAGCTCGCCGCCGCCTCGGGCGTCGCACTCGACGCGGAGCGCGAGCGCTTCCCCGTTGGCGACGGCGTGCGCGCGGTCTGCGAGGCCTTCGACCTCGACCCGTGGGTCACATCGAGCGAGGGCACGGTTCTCCTGACGGTGCGTCCGGACGGCGTCGGAGCCGTCCTGCGCGCGCTCGACGCGGAAGGGATCAGGGCGGGCGCGGTCGGCGAGGTGCGCGAGGGAAGCGGCGTGACGATGGACGGCGAGGCGCTGGCGAAGCCGACGAGCGACCCGCTCTGGGAGGCCTACGAGCGCGGGAAGGAGCGGTACGGCGTGCAGACGGAGTGGCCGTAG
- the mutS gene encoding DNA mismatch repair protein MutS: protein MTGIVEEFLALKEGTDADVLAMQVGDFYEFFAEDARLVADELDLKVSEKSSHGSSYPMAGVPLSELTPYLKSLVERGYTVAVAEQRGSDDTTREITRKATPGTLLEATGADARYLVSVVRDGDAWGLAAVDVTTGAFHVTEVTGERTALAELGRFDPEEVLPGPDVRDDEGVLDALREDTDATLTVHATDAFAPGRATHRVREQFGEGTLDAIGVAPEGAGARAAGAALDYVEETGVGVLASLTRVQAYEADDHVALDPTTRRNLELTGTMHGDRAGSLAATLDHTVTSMGARRLEAWLLRPVQDRAEVARRHDCVAALAGDALERDAVRETLDGAYDLERLAARATSGSADPAAIRRVADTLERLPALRERLASSPALADSPLKGILDRVDAEAAEDLRETVDDALADEPGGETGIFARGYDEELDRIAEEHDAVVAFFDSLAERVKAETELSRVTVDRNKTDGYYVQVGHSQTDRVPEHFREVKTLKNSKRYRTDELDEKERALVRLEEERAARERELFEALREEVAAHASLLQDAGRALAEVDALASFAEHASANRWARPELRDDRELDVVAGRHPVVEQTVEFVPNDARLTDDRRFLVVTGPNMSGKSTYMRQTALIVLLAQAGSFVPAESAELGLVDGIYTRVGALDELAQGRSTFMVEMQELSNILHSATEDSLVVLDEVGRGTASDDGISIAWAATEYLHNEVRAKTLFATHYHELTALADRLDGVRNVHVEVDERNDGESVTFLRTVAEGPADRSYGIHVADLAGVPDPVVSRSRDVLAKLRADEAIDVRGGATGGEETEQVVFDLGSGELRTGGGADADADATSGDATAMADADPDPGADASAGAEADGGRAGGEAALDADARAVLEEVRGVDINNTSPLELLQRVNEWQKRMSERDE, encoded by the coding sequence GTGACCGGCATCGTCGAGGAGTTCCTCGCGCTGAAGGAGGGGACGGACGCGGACGTCCTCGCGATGCAGGTCGGGGACTTCTACGAGTTCTTCGCGGAGGACGCCCGCCTCGTCGCCGACGAGCTCGACCTGAAGGTCTCCGAGAAGTCGAGCCACGGCTCCTCCTACCCGATGGCCGGCGTCCCCCTCTCGGAGCTGACGCCGTACCTGAAGTCGCTCGTCGAGCGCGGCTACACCGTCGCCGTCGCCGAGCAGCGCGGGAGCGACGACACGACGCGCGAGATAACGCGGAAAGCGACGCCCGGCACCCTGCTGGAGGCGACGGGCGCGGACGCGCGCTACCTCGTGAGCGTCGTTCGCGACGGCGACGCGTGGGGCCTCGCGGCGGTGGACGTGACGACGGGCGCGTTCCACGTCACCGAGGTGACTGGTGAGCGGACGGCGCTCGCGGAACTCGGGCGCTTCGACCCCGAGGAGGTGCTCCCCGGTCCCGACGTTCGCGACGACGAGGGCGTGCTCGACGCGCTGCGCGAGGACACGGACGCGACGCTCACCGTGCACGCCACGGACGCGTTCGCGCCGGGCCGCGCGACCCACCGCGTGCGCGAGCAGTTCGGCGAGGGGACCCTCGACGCCATCGGCGTCGCCCCCGAGGGGGCGGGTGCGCGCGCGGCTGGCGCGGCGCTCGACTACGTCGAAGAGACGGGCGTCGGCGTCCTCGCCTCGCTGACGCGCGTGCAGGCCTACGAGGCGGACGACCACGTCGCGCTCGACCCGACGACGCGCCGGAACCTCGAACTGACGGGGACGATGCACGGCGACCGCGCGGGGTCGCTCGCGGCGACGCTCGACCACACGGTGACGTCGATGGGCGCGCGCCGCCTCGAAGCGTGGCTCCTCCGGCCCGTGCAGGACCGCGCCGAGGTGGCGCGCAGACACGACTGCGTCGCGGCGCTCGCCGGGGACGCCCTCGAACGGGACGCGGTGCGCGAGACGCTGGACGGCGCGTACGACCTCGAGCGCCTCGCGGCGCGCGCGACGAGCGGGAGCGCGGACCCGGCGGCGATACGCCGCGTCGCCGACACGCTGGAGCGGCTGCCGGCGCTGCGCGAGCGCCTCGCCTCGTCGCCCGCGCTCGCGGACTCCCCGCTGAAGGGGATTCTCGACCGCGTGGACGCCGAGGCGGCCGAGGACCTGCGCGAGACGGTCGACGACGCGCTCGCCGACGAGCCGGGCGGGGAGACGGGCATCTTCGCGCGGGGGTACGACGAGGAGCTCGACCGGATCGCCGAGGAGCACGACGCCGTCGTCGCGTTCTTCGACTCGCTCGCCGAGCGCGTGAAGGCGGAGACGGAGCTCTCGCGCGTGACGGTCGACCGGAACAAGACGGACGGCTACTACGTGCAGGTCGGCCACTCGCAGACCGACCGGGTACCCGAGCACTTCCGGGAGGTGAAGACGCTGAAGAACTCGAAGCGCTATCGCACCGACGAGCTCGACGAGAAGGAACGCGCCCTCGTGCGCTTGGAGGAGGAGCGCGCCGCCCGCGAGCGCGAGCTCTTCGAGGCCCTCCGCGAGGAGGTGGCGGCGCACGCGTCGCTCCTGCAGGACGCGGGCCGCGCGCTCGCGGAGGTGGACGCGCTCGCGTCGTTCGCCGAGCACGCCTCCGCGAACCGCTGGGCGCGCCCCGAGCTCCGAGACGACCGCGAACTCGACGTCGTGGCGGGGCGCCACCCGGTCGTCGAGCAGACCGTGGAGTTCGTCCCGAACGACGCGCGCCTCACCGACGACCGGCGCTTCCTCGTCGTGACGGGGCCGAACATGAGCGGGAAGAGCACCTACATGCGCCAGACGGCGCTGATCGTGTTGCTCGCGCAGGCCGGGAGTTTCGTGCCCGCCGAATCGGCGGAACTCGGCCTCGTGGACGGCATCTACACGCGCGTCGGCGCGCTCGACGAGCTCGCGCAGGGGCGCTCGACGTTCATGGTGGAGATGCAGGAGCTCTCGAACATCCTCCACTCCGCGACCGAGGACTCGCTCGTCGTGCTCGACGAAGTGGGTCGCGGGACGGCGAGCGACGACGGCATCAGCATCGCGTGGGCGGCGACCGAGTACCTCCACAACGAGGTGCGCGCGAAGACGCTGTTCGCGACGCACTACCACGAGCTGACGGCGCTCGCCGACCGCCTCGACGGCGTGCGGAACGTCCACGTGGAAGTGGACGAGCGAAACGATGGGGAGAGCGTGACGTTCCTCCGGACGGTCGCTGAGGGCCCGGCGGACCGCTCCTACGGCATCCACGTGGCGGACCTCGCGGGCGTCCCCGATCCCGTGGTGTCACGCTCGCGGGACGTCCTCGCGAAGCTCCGCGCTGACGAAGCCATCGACGTCCGGGGCGGCGCGACCGGTGGCGAGGAGACCGAGCAGGTGGTCTTCGACCTCGGGAGCGGCGAGCTCCGGACCGGAGGCGGTGCGGACGCCGACGCGGATGCGACGTCGGGTGACGCGACTGCGATGGCGGACGCGGACCCTGACCCGGGTGCGGACGCGAGCGCCGGGGCCGAAGCGGACGGCGGGCGCGCGGGCGGCGAGGCGGCGCTCGACGCCGACGCGCGCGCGGTGCTCGAGGAGGTGCGCGGCGTCGACATCAACAACACGTCGCCGCTCGAGCTGCTCCAGCGGGTGAACGAGTGGCAAAAGCGGATGAGCGAGCGCGATGAGTGA